The Apostichopus japonicus isolate 1M-3 chromosome 10, ASM3797524v1, whole genome shotgun sequence genomic sequence atgaatattcatgaagagaCTCAAGAGGCTTCAACATCATTGGTTCTTAGTGTCCAGGATCTACTTAGTATGTATACTACAGACCAAGACCCAAGAGTCAGGACTGCTGCATTTCAAGCCATGGTAAGTGGAACTATGTTTTCCTGAGTATATTGAAGGTCACTCAATCATGTGTgtgaaattattaaattaattatgatATGTTAATACCACGTACATGTAACTAGAAGAAAGATTATAACCAACACAAAAGTGTATTGTTTCATGTTTAAATGTGACTTTCTGCTGTTTTTTGCTTTTGTAAAGATTTTTGCAACTGTAAGGCCTGAAGACAGATAGCTCTTGCCATTGGCTTACTATGTGAGACTTAATTGTTAGAGAAATAACCTTTACAAACCTTTGTTACTATGAAACAAAAGTGCCGacataaatgttttcattcattaatgttttttatacttttatgtTGTTTAAGTACAAATTTTAACTAACAAGTGTCTAAAATTAGTGTCACCATTGCATTAAAATGACtaactttttctttttagttaTTACTTCATCAGAGGGGTCAGAAGCTCTCCCTTTCGTTATATAAGTCAGCCTGTGCTGCCCTAAAGGATGATTATGAAGGAGTACGCATTGCTGCTCTTAAACTCATTTGGACCCTGGCTCACCTCTATCCCGAAGAAATGATCGAATTACCCAGATCCGGGGAAGAGAAGGAATCCATCCGCCTCGTTGATGATGGGTTTGCTCAGATTTGTGATATGGTATGTACCATTGGATTGATAGTGGTGAAAAATGTACTCATGTTTCTTGATGATGGGATTGCTCAGGTTTCTTGATGATGGGATTGTTCAGGTTTGTGATATGGTATCTAACATTGTAGTGATAGGGCAGAAGAATGTATTCATGTTTTTGGTCTCGGTTTGCTCAGATTCTTGATATGGTATATACCATTGAAGTGATAGGGGACAAGAATGTACTCATGTTTTTGGTGATCAGTTTGCTGAGATTCTTGATATGGTATGTACCATTGGAGTGATAGGGGACAAGAATGTAATCATGTTTTTGGTGATCAATTTGCTCAGATTCTTGATATGGTATATACCATTGAAGTGATAGGGGACAAGAATGTACATGTGTTTTTGGTGATCAGTTTGCTGAGATTCTTGATATGGTATGTACCATGGGAGTGTAAGGGGTGAAGAATGTACTCATGTATTTGGTGATCAGTTTGTTCAGATTCTTGATATGGTATGTACCATTGGCGTGGTAGGGGTGAATAATGTTGTAGTGTATGCAAAAGGTATGAAGTTGTGCAGAAATGAAATGAGTGTTAATAGAAAGATTGATCTGAATGGAAAGATCTGTGGGACATTTACATTTCAACTTTTGGTACAATTCCTAAAAGGTGTGAtattttttcctattttttcttcttcaaatttcagGTCAATGATTTGTCAGTAAATGTCCGAGCTAAGGCTGCAGGGCTGCTTGGATCATTACATTCAGTCAGTGTAAGATTCTTGGAACAAACTCTGGATAAAAAACTTATGTCACAGCTCAGGGTAGGTAGCACAACTACTCTTGCTGACTGTTTGCTAATGGTTTCTAGACAATCTGTGATCATCAGGAATATAAGTCTGATGTTGGCACATGCTGTACATTTGTTTAAAGCCACAGTGTATTAACTGTGACAGAGCAGCTAGTTTAGTTCTCAGCAGTTGTTAAAAGGGATATTCCTGTCATAGCCAATGGTGATACTTATcttaaatagtaaaatattcTGCATTGTTAGTTGCAAAATCCCATATCAGTATTTAGTAGCTACCTTGAGATATATGTTTGATTGGATGTAACCTAATTTGACTGGCTAGACCCTCCTGTATTCCATGAAGTAGAGAATACGGTTGATCTGTGATGTTTTCATAGTAGATGATCTTCATTAGCTCTATACTCCTGTTATTATCATGTTAATTTATCCTTGAAAAGTAATACATTTGGAATGCTTACTCTGTCAATGTTCCCTGTATTAAGAATTTCATCTAAATGCAACTTTTGTAGAAATTATGTAGGTATATGATATTTCCTCTCTgggtaaataatttaaatttgaataagaaatacataaatattttcagctcaattgacatgatgacatcattcattccATTTGCAGTTACCAGATGCATTTCACCAAATCTCaccaaatttgaaggaaaaaaatactcTCTTTGTGATTAAAATTTAGTGAAAATGTGGTTTTAACCTTACAGGTTCAGAAAATTCCAGCAATTTTCGAAGTAATCAATTTTCAtcaccagaatatccctttaatatcTAGTTGCTTCGAACCAAGTGCaattagtaaaaaaaattgtgatttaGATGAGATGTACCAACTAGAGAAAATGGCATTAATACAAGAAATTAAAAAACACAAATGTGAAAGATTAATCAATCGGCTTctgttgtatttatttcagaGAAAAACAACTGCTCACGAGAGACAGAAAGAGAAGTATGCCACAGGAGAATGGTCGTCGGGGCAGAAATGGGGCGACGATGCCCCACGGGAAGACGTAGACCCGGAAACCATTAGCTGCATAAACCAGGGGGCTTGTGGGGCATTTGTACACGGATTGGAGGATGAATTTTATGGTAAGCTGTGAGACCTAAGGTACTCTTAGAACATGGTAATTTCTATTGTCCAGAGAGGTAATActgtaaattaaaattattttagtaAGACATTGAGACATATTAGTGTGTAAGAGTGTTccaatgggggaggggaaggggaggagggaaggtggaaatggggagggggtttTAGTTGCTATTAGAAAAAGCTTGCAAAAGCACTTCATCAACATGTACTAGAACTGCGAAATgaaactggggggggggagggtgggtgagggaagggagaggaaggggtggttctgtttgttttgtttttttggttctcttttctaattgtaaagttctgtattttttcagggagtgtcactacccgacaagcgcTATAGGGATTTTTagtacaagttttgtttcttatctccttctatgtcatatgtcatacttatgttatgatagaacaaaaataaataaatgaaatgaaaattaattagTTACATTATACATAGATGAAGTGAGAGGAGTAAGATGCCATGCTCAtttcgtttttcttttcatctcaGAGGTCAGGACAGCAGCGGTGGATTCTCTCTGTGAGCTTGCTACCCAGTCTCCTTCCTTCGCGGTTCTCTCGCTGGACTTCCTGGTCGATATGTTCAACGACGAGATCGAAGCAGTGAGACTCAACGCCATCAATAGTCTGCGTAGGATCAGTCCTCACATCGTACTGAGAGAGGACCAGTTGGAAATAGTGCTGAGTGTTTTAGATGTAAGCACCCTTGAAACTGGGTAGTATTCATTTACAACATCGAGGTGTAGTTGCTTGAAGACTGTCACTTCCAAGTTGCTGTCAGTTCATGCCGAAAATGCAACTTTAACGGAAGGAATGGAGTCTTCATAGTCTTTAAGATCTTTATAATGTCCCACTTTTTTGGGGGCAATTATTTTGGCTGTTTTGGAGTTCTGTTATTGAATTGTATAAGTTTATTTATGTCTTTCCAGCAAATTAAGTTAACCTTTTTTTGTACTATTACAAAGTTGATGCAACAAAAGACAGTCTATGTTGTTGACTGTGGCTATAAACCTTACCATAAACACTTGTCATTCTGGTTACGCTGATCGACAAGGTCTGATttaacttttgtattttttcgtCAGGACTTTTCCAAGGAAATCCGAGAGGGTCTCCATGAAGCCCTGTGTACCATCCATCTCTCGACCAAGTCATGCCTGAATCGAGCTTTGCAGTTTCTGTTGAGGAATTTGAATAAATATCCACAGGATAGATTATCGATATGGAAGTAAGACGTTAATCTTCAATACTTATATTTCTACTTCTAACAGTACAGAAATGTTATACATGTGGTGGAACATTATGAAGAAATTTCTTCGAGAATGGCCGTGGAACATAGTTAAGAAGGTTCACATATGACTGTATGTTAGTAAACAGAGATGAGGAGGGAAACGAGGAAAGGGCTTAGCTTTAATTATGGGCTTGTATCGGTCCATGTAGCATTGACTGGCCTGATGAGGTGTGGGAGGGGAGTTAGAATGGGTGCAGCCCTGGGTCCCAAAATGAGTTgaggtgcggggggggggggggtgggataggTAAAAATTGAATGACAAATATTGTATTCTTATTTCCATAATATACTGAAGGACAGATGAAGAGTACTGAAGGCCCCAGTGTAGAATTGTCCTCTGGTCATGATCTGACTCTCAAAGCCCCTGACCACCGAATACTTGGTTAAACTTTTATGATgttgttcagttcagttaatatcTGTGTGAAATATTCCAATTGTTGTGTAATAAAGAACTTTCTAAATGTTACCCCTGGCAGTAAGAATTATATATGTGTTGGACCATTACAGTCACTCCTCTGCACTAGAAATTCTATGCACCAGAAATCATGAATGCATTTGTAAACTGTTGGTAAAATCTTCCAAGTGAATTGAGTTTTGATGGATATATTCTTTGTGTCTTTCTATCATTTTCAGCTGTTTGAAGCACCTTGGATCTAGTCACCCTAACCTGACACATAGCTTGGTACCAGAACTCCTAGGGACACATCCATTCTTTGATACTCCTGAGCCTGATATGGATGACCCTGCTTGTATCTTTTATGGAACTCAACAACTTGAATTTGATATTATAGTGTGGGAATTCATTGCATGTAGTGAAATAGTACTGTGTATAGGCCCTTCACATTCCTACTGAGTATTAGCATCATACTGAGTATGGCATCATACTGAGTATTAgcaaggggtctaaaattgccacaattgacccaatttttgcaccacatgtacttccattcatgctcttcaacatgcaagccccccaaaaaacagaTCCCAATTGAAAACAGGTAAAAGTAGATGTTCTCTTGCTGCTTTTTGGCATTTTTCCTTAAGGAGAACAACcgggcggatggatatagacccTAATAGGAATATGCCACCAATACTGAGTATGGTCATAATATGGGTATAAATTGAGTATGACATCATACTGAACACAGACATAAAAGGAAATATGAGCATAATAGTGAGTATGGATTTGTACATCAAGGTCATACTGAGTGTAGACATGACTCAGTATAGGCATAATAGTGAGTATGAGAATAATAATGGGCTTGTTTGTAGGTATGCAGGTAATAATGAATACAGACATTAAGGGAGTATACACAACTCTTAGAAGAGTAAAGACATGATACTGGGTGCAAACATAATACTGACTCTaagcataataataatgatacttATCTGCATAATACAGTAGTATGGAGGTAAATTGCATAATAATATTGTGTTGGAAGATAATACTGAATATGGACATCATTCTAAGTACGGACATGTTACTGAGAATCGGACGTGACAGTCCTAATGGACAGAATACTtacttgaaatgaaaaatggCTGCTCATGATGACAAGAATGTTTTTGGTTtgttgatatatgtatatatatattggattaGCTCATTTGTGCACATCACTGAAATTTCAGTTATTAATGAATGGTAGATGGAAGGTTGTTTTGTCGATGAGTTTCTGTTCTCAACAAAACATAACATAGGACTGGTTTACAGTGAAAGGAGTATAATGTTTCAGTACAGAGTAGATATATGAGGATATTTGATCATAATCTGAagcaaaatgtttgtttattgtttatttcaagtATCACATCTAACCTTTGACCTGGTTGCTATGGAGTTTCCTTAACCAACTATCAGACATTGCTGTCATGATCTTGATCTTCAATTCAACTGTGAAGAGCCCAACGATGGTGTCTTTGTTTCCAGATTACGCCCTCCGTCACTATTCTTATCTCAGAGACAGTATCCCTGATCTTGTACCTGCTGTTACTGTAAGCAATCACCTCTTTACATCAATTATCATAGATTCAGCACATCAGTTGCTTCATTTAATCTGGTATATCAGAGACAAGACATTGAACAAACTAAAACACTCATGGTTTATTTATTGAACTTAGTTATTGTTGGACTGATAAATCTTTAAATTATTCTAgatcttttacatttttgtctGATTACTAGTACGActgttgtttcattttctgttgCAGCACATATCACAGGCTCACTCACCAGCGAGAGGTCTGTCTGATGTCGGTGCTGACCAAGACTTGGACACTCTCCTCCAATCCATCCTCTCAAAGGTTAAGAACCTGGAACAGATGGAACCCAGATCTGCTGATGACCTGAGGCAACTAACCATATGGTAAGTTGAGTGTTAGTAGAGGTGTGACAGCTAATGTAACACTATGCAGAAGCAAGGAATACAACACATATGGTAGGTTGAGTATTAGTAGAGGTGTGACAGCTAATGTAACAGGAATGGTACACTATGCATACACAGGGAATACTACACATATGGTAGGTTTAGTGTTAGTAGAGGTGTGACAGCTAATGTAACAGGAATGGTACACTATGCATACACAGGGAATACTACACATATTGTAGGTTGAGTATTAGTAGAGGTGTGACAGCTAATGTAACAGGAATAGTACACTATGCATACACAGGGAATACTACACATATGGTAGGTTGAGTGTTAGTAGAGGTGTGACACACAGCTAATGTAACAGGAATGGTACACTATGCATACACAGGGAATCCTACACATATGGTAAGGTGAGTGTCAGTAGAGGTGTGAACTTTGAAGAGAACCGTTGATCGCATTGGTGTAAGAAAATCctgaatttcatgtttttaataattttcatGCTAAAGGTCAAACTCCTTTCCACTTATTTTCAGTGACCTGCAGAGAATTGGTGAACTTCACCCTCGTTTGGCTGCTTCTGCAGAGTATGCTGCCCTCTATTTACGATGTCAGTTACTCTTGAGTAAGGTAAGTGCAAGGTAATATGGATtagttttggttatttttactTTACAGTTGTTTGTGTATGAGATAACTGACTTGATTTATGTAGATGGATGCTTATGTAGGCCATCAAAAATAATGAAAGGTGAGAGGATTTTTGCAGGAATCTGTCATAGTGTGTACATATGCCTGTCTTTCATTCTCTGCCTGAAATTTTAACCCCAATCAGTTTCTACAGCTATGAGCAAATTATTAGCTTTGAAGGGCCTTTTGTATGTATTACCTCTGTAGATAGCTCACTAGTTACTCAGGGAAAGGATGAAGATGACAATTTCATGTTTCTTGTTCTTTGTCTTTACATTGCATTACATTACTTACATTACATAACTTACATTACATTATTTTACTTACATTACATcacttacattacattacatcacttacattacattacataacttacattacattacatcacTTACATTACATTATTTTACTTACATTACATCACATACATTACATTACTTACATTACATTACTTACATTACCAGGGGTCGaaatttagaatatttacgaCTATTCCAGCGGAATAGTGTATTTTCAAATCCACTATTCCGTCTCATTTTCCACTATTCCTTAATTTCCTTTGAaactataaaaagaaaaaaaaataagataacaAAATTATATGTTGAGTCTTCTGTTGGGTTATTGATAATCATTAGTGTTTTGTGTACTGAATTGAAGAAAGCAGGTAACCCAGGACGCAGGTTGTAAAACCCACACACAAGGGCAATGTCAATGGCTAGTTTCGCACACTTCAGGGTACAGTATATGGGTCACACTGACACCCATGGCCCAGCGCGGGAAAAgctgctgtaataaatcagcctcgcgggaaatgttttgaacaatattgccattccacattttttttaaatttatattgtatgttagttagtaaacgttttctttcgtatgaatttgacttcaattcagtgttccctctaaggtgcgggattcccttcaactgactcagtaatcccgcaaagaaaacatttgtctgctggaaatccccgcatcgttttcttgcattcgcgtgaagtttatactcaatgcacaacgtattcacttgactgtaaaaaaactctaaaaatcagtagagaaattaccaattgtgtacgaaaagtaagttggtacacctttcaaatttacGAAAAGATTgaacaaaacactttcgaaaaattcacgcgaatcTGGCATATCGTgttaaatgcaactaatgtcatgttaacaaggctctagtacacccatctATGAATAAAACGGAAGACCACATCTGGTATTAAGCGGGAGAAAAAGTATTTtttagaatttccaaaaatacgcaaaaataatatcctaccatggttaagtgtatagcaaatagcctaaccacctcatCGGTTACGGATCACACGTAAATACAAAACACAACtcattgtattttgcgaagttgacgttttttacaagaacatggaaacaatattaagcatttagtgaatcatgccaagtggcctaaaacatgtcattacaagggttactttcataaagatggccatagctataggggccttgatatcgtgctatgcttGTATAGTATGGACTGTGCcacgtgtatcatggggaatatattgttttgttcatgcggaggagtcagttggcttgaggtgtgatTTACTTATCTAAATGTTACTGGTATATTtaacctacttttcttgaacgtctaagataatatttcgcataactttgccgatcctttactgactgacctaattaattctagaatgGAGCCAAAGTAGTTTAACTCCATgtaacgtttcttggaaacgtgccaaaaaatctTAACAAACATGTGTTAGACAGGAGgttgagctcacagttgttggtaCCTGGGAACTTTCGCAACACATGTATAGCCTAACGTGGTATTTAAGTAGGGTTAAATTCTGCAGTTGTAAACTTTTGTACgtatattcattgttaggcagtcaagaaacggggctttgccgaacgttgtttgtttcataatatcgaaagttttgtaaagttaaactttttaaagattgtaagacattataaatctcttttcataacACAGAATATTGCTACGTACAGTCtccaacttgtcattttaaaattttcatcagtttcctgacaatttaaattccaaaatttgttattattttgcatCTTCAACTGctaattttttatcgccagtcacgcaaaattaccaatattttCCAGGGGGCCTTTGCCCCTGGAAACCCacaagcataggcgtaggagcctaatttgatttgggggctgaaacgacttgcccgaaaaatataaccaaaatcgagaaatcggcagttgtttttaatgtgttcgcgggaaattgaacaaggatTTCCAAGACTGTGTAACTACCTGTTACACATGAGGTGATAATTTTCCCTACATACGCGATGGTATACGGAACGTGTAAAGGGCAATAAATCGGAGGAAAATGTTGGCTACGGAACatgtaggtactgtacataACTGCAACTCACGTGTAAAGAGAGTTTCTTTTGTATTATTGGGCAAGTTTTTACGCCCgggaaacaaataaaattaaaattgttgccTGACTAGTGACAGGCAAGAAAATTTAGATGGATTTGTCAAAGTTTGTTGTTAGCTATCACTTTTAGCACTATCCATACGGAATAGTGAACCCAAGCAACTTGGTATTCCGTTCATGATTTCACTATCGCGGGATAGCGGAATAGCGTAAATTTCGACCCCTGATTACATTATTACATTACTTGTACCCATGTTATACAAAGCAGGAGATACCTCATTCTTTATCACACACTAAAATGGCCCATACGTAGGAATTTTTCATGGGACGGTGCTTTCACAGAAGATGTGCACCTTTTTACAAAACACCATTCTTTAGGGAAGCtctatttttgtataattaagGGTTTGTGGATGCAAAATGGCTCTATATTTTGCAACCATATCAGATACTTTCTTGACAGTTGAAGCAGTTAGTGTTAACATTGTCCACTGCATAGAAGACCATTCTCTATCCATGAAAATGTGCACGTTtgtagttggggggggggggtaggagggggaCAGGATGCATGTTTGCACATGTAGCATCCACATATGGGCCTGCCAAAAGCTAAATTAATGTTCCTTGTTATTCTCAACTATGGTTTTACTTTGCACATCTACAGTTAAAATTATAAGCTTAATTATTGGATTTTTCTTGCCTAAGTACTTTAATTTCTTAAGGAGGACTTTCCATGTGTATGATAAGTTAAAGAGCTAAGTTTTAAGTTAGTGTTTGTGTTTTTCTATATTCGTTCAGGCATCTAACAGTGACCAGATGTCTTTACCTCTGAATCTTACCTCTcaacaaaatgaagaaacaacTCTAGCAGCTGTTGAAAAGGTGAGAATGATGACTtcatatcaacaatgaaacttAAAACAATGACACTGTAATTCACTAATAAGTACCATTTCTTGTATattgttaaatttaaatttaaatatgaaaatcagTCACTGTTGTCCTAGTTTGTGATGTTTAGAAGATGTTGAGTTCAGTACATACACCTTGAGAATACACTTCCCTGTACATAGCGTAGCAGGTTTCTGACTTTTATGTTTAATACTCATTATGCAAAGCTGGCTAGAGCCTACATCATAAGCAGGTCTGTTTAGATTCTTTCCTTAAGTGCAGATGTTTGCTGATTTAGCATAAATAAGAAGTAGGATTTGAGCAATGTTCTTGAGTTTGATGTAACTTTGGTGTCTTTTATCCTAAATTATACAGGGACACCAACTGGTTAATATATCAAAGTATAAAGCCTCTATCAACTATCTGTAATTCACCATTTATTGGCAAAAGAAAACTTTGGCGTAAATGATCAGAGTTAAAGATAATATAGGTCAAAGACTTTCTGCTCAATGGTGTAGATGAAACTCTTATTTTGGACTATGTctgtttaaatgttaaaataaccAACTTCATTCTTTCAATCACACCAATGTAGAAACAAGGTGAAGGCTCTATCTGTGAACTGTGCCTGCCTTTAAACAACAGCACTGGGTGTATTCCTTATGTTGTTTCCCCTGGCATACAGTTAACTTACCAAAATTTTCCAGAATTTGTCTACATTCAAGGAACTGATTATTTTTCCAGTAACGTCACTATATCTGTCTCTTGTTACCGGGTGGACGTGTCATTGATGTGCATCAGTTTGAGATTCTTTCCTTTACTGTTTTGCCTTTTAACAGGTTCTAGAAATGACTTTTAAACTCCAGCATTTATTTATTGGAAGCAGCTTAGAGGAGCAAGCCTCCATCTTCCAGGCCAGACTCAGGGCATGGACACTTCAGTTAATCGTTAGGCTGAGGGAAGCTATGGTCGGTGGAAGCAAGAAGCACGCCCCAACACGTCTATGCGAGGAGTATCTGAAGAAACTTCAGCTGGTACAAAGGTATtggaatattcaaatatgtCCCACTGATTGGAGGATGATTGActaaaatattgttaaaaacCAACTCTTAGATAAGTTTTAATCATCTCTACAATGTCCTGCAGGGCAAAGCTTCACATTAGcattaaggagtgttagctcagtggttaacgccagtgcttTTCGTTCATAAGGTCCAGAGTgtaagtcactccaagattaatgtatgtcatccagttacagagttgttgatagttcataatcatggacgttaaatatgaatctaagagactgacttcggtcagcttgcggctttgataagccaatgatggcttctttgcgagttcctgcttgcaggaggatctaaattacatacatacatacatacatttttacTCAAACAAACCCATATAAAGTGTTTCATTGAGTCAGTTCTAGATTTCTTTGACAATAATCTGttgcattttgcaataaatgcaAGTCACTGAGATGATCGTTTTTTTGCTATCTTTTTTTGTTACAatatggaaaagagcaaagaaattgaaGGCTAGAATGAGATTTGCTCTGGGCTTGAAACCACAGTGCTTTTCCATTGTCTAAAATATCCCAGtcagtttttttattattcatttgcTTATATAATGTTTTATGATAATTAGAAGAAAGCTATTTTTAGGATTTCAGTTAACGTTAGAAATAGGAGAAAGCGTTCGAAAAGCGAGCAGTAATGGCATTTATATGTGAATAACTGCTTGAAAATTGCTACAAATTGAGGATAAATTGTCTATAAAAACTATAAGTGACTTgaaattctttttaatttcGATTAATTTCTTGGTAATATGACTGTTCGTTGATATTTTTCCTTCTGTCTCATGTTTGCAGGCATTTCTCTTTACACCAACTTAAGCCAGATTCCTTCACCCGCGCCCTCTTTTCCGAGATGCATAAATTTGACCCTTCAAAGTCAGGTATCCTCTCAAAGTTTCTGCCTTCCCTACTGCTTCACCATCCTCTCCCAGCCTTGTCGCTGAGCAACATGAtctgcaggtcaaaggtcaccataCTTGAGCCAGCGGGAGGCTCCGACAATCCTCACAGATTCACAGCAAGGTTAACCCTATCGGTTCCTCTCGACGTAATGGTCGAAAATGTGGAAGATATTCACAGAATTCAATTTATGGTAAGTTTGATTCTTTGTTTAATGGCAGTATTTTAGTTTACTGATTCTTAAGTTTCAATTTGTTTCAGTCAATTAATGTTATGAAATTCTCCCCAAATGGGCAGTAAATTTAATGAGCAATACTTTTGATTGGTTGTGGAAAAGGGTTTCATGAATGTAAGCTACCACAAAGGTTGTTGGAGAGTGATGGCATGGATGAAACta encodes the following:
- the LOC139975414 gene encoding integrator complex subunit 4-like isoform X1 codes for the protein MAASTKKRTAEEVTTSITVVDEAKPPPIKIRISSKPSSAPSYSDLGTVSNSQDALKLLLELESKPPSKETQAENVIPALLEYYSKESNSAVRAKIVMMLADFSRTPGYDALPLAEDVLRLLAHEKSHKVMSELVKLLNVIGKALAGCTDLHQQLVKAAKENLDDSGHLVRCECLCLIGSLATSEMNIHEETQEASTSLVLSVQDLLSMYTTDQDPRVRTAAFQAMLLLHQRGQKLSLSLYKSACAALKDDYEGVRIAALKLIWTLAHLYPEEMIELPRSGEEKESIRLVDDGFAQICDMVNDLSVNVRAKAAGLLGSLHSVSVRFLEQTLDKKLMSQLRRKTTAHERQKEKYATGEWSSGQKWGDDAPREDVDPETISCINQGACGAFVHGLEDEFYEVRTAAVDSLCELATQSPSFAVLSLDFLVDMFNDEIEAVRLNAINSLRRISPHIVLREDQLEIVLSVLDDFSKEIREGLHEALCTIHLSTKSCLNRALQFLLRNLNKYPQDRLSIWNCLKHLGSSHPNLTHSLVPELLGTHPFFDTPEPDMDDPAYIAVMILIFNSTVKSPTMVSLFPDYALRHYSYLRDSIPDLVPAVTHISQAHSPARGLSDVGADQDLDTLLQSILSKVKNLEQMEPRSADDLRQLTICDLQRIGELHPRLAASAEYAALYLRCQLLLSKASNSDQMSLPLNLTSQQNEETTLAAVEKVLEMTFKLQHLFIGSSLEEQASIFQARLRAWTLQLIVRLREAMVGGSKKHAPTRLCEEYLKKLQLVQRHFSLHQLKPDSFTRALFSEMHKFDPSKSGILSKFLPSLLLHHPLPALSLSNMICRSKVTILEPAGGSDNPHRFTARLTLSVPLDVMVENVEDIHRIQFMVKFPDSEVQLFNPRLSDFRQLGPMKYRILTEIYLTHGLWSEPCQIDLSVVMMYTPKNLQKTATTNANNTSEKRTIPLCEPVKVFLMPKPPKRL
- the LOC139975414 gene encoding integrator complex subunit 4-like isoform X2, with amino-acid sequence MAASTKKRTAEEVTTSITVVDEAKPPPIKIRISSKPSSAPSYSDLGTVSNSQDALKLLLELESKPPSKETQAENVIPALLEYYSKESNSAVRAKIVMMLADFSRTPGYDALPLAEDVLRLLAHEKSHKVMSELVKLLNVIGKALAGCTDLHQQLVKAAKENLDDSGHLVRCECLCLIGSLATSEMNIHEETQEASTSLVLSVQDLLSMYTTDQDPRVRTAAFQAMLLLHQRGQKLSLSLYKSACAALKDDYEGVRIAALKLIWTLAHLYPEEMIELPRSGEEKESIRLVDDGFAQICDMVNDLSVNVRAKAAGLLGSLHSVSVRFLEQTLDKKLMSQLRRKTTAHERQKEKYATGEWSSGQKWGDDAPREDVDPETISCINQGACGAFVHGLEDEFYEVRTAAVDSLCELATQSPSFAVLSLDFLVDMFNDEIEAVRLNAINSLRRISPHIVLREDQLEIVLSVLDDFSKEIREGLHEALCTIHLSTKSCLNRALQFLLRNLNKYPQDRLSIWNCLKHLGSSHPNLTHSLVPELLGTHPFFDTPEPDMDDPAYIAVMILIFNSTVKSPTMVSLFPDYALRHYSYLRDSIPDLVPAVTHISQAHSPARGLSDVGADQDLDTLLQSILSKVKNLEQMEPRSADDLRQLTICDLQRIGELHPRLAASAEYAALYLRCQLLLSKASNSDQMSLPLNLTSQQNEETTLAAVEKVLEMTFKLQHLFIGSSLEEQASIFQARLRAWTLQLIVRLREAMVGGSKKHAPTRLCEEYLKKLQLVQRHFSLHQLKPDSFTRALFSEMHKFDPSKSGILSKFLPSLLLHHPLPALSLSNMICRSKVTILEPAGGSDNPHRFTARLTLSVPLDVMVENVEDIHRIQFMVKFPDSEVQLFNPRLSDFRQLGPMKYRILTEIYLTHGLWSEIPGS